CCAACTCAAACAGGGCATGGTCTCGATTCAACGCGCCGGGAACATCGAGCACTGCCGAATAGGCCTTGGCGGCCTGATCGCGATCCCCCTTCAAAAGATACGCGTAGCCTAAGCGCTGCTGAACCAAACCCAACAGCGACGCATTCGATCCATACATCAAAACAAAACGCTTATACGCTTCGATCGCCGCATCCAACTCATTAGCCTGAACCAACGCATTCCCAAGTTGGAAGGCCGCAAGCGGAGCGGTTGCTGTCCGTGGATACTCCTCCACAATTCTCTTATAGAGCGTCACCGCTTCCTTGAGATTCGTATCGGATTTCTTGGGATCATCTGCAGGCCTGGTGAAGTAGTGGAGCGTGGCCTCCCGCTCAAGGTCCTGCGCTTTTTGCATCGTCTGGCTGTCATACCACAGCACCCCGCCGACAATTCCAGCCGCGAGCACAAGAATCGCTGCTCCTACCAACAGTGGACCACGATAGACGCGCACACCATCCAGCCAATGCTCAAGGTTGCTGACCAGATGCGCCTCGTCAACCGGCAAAGTCCGTGGTGGAACTTTAATACGATAGGTCATAAGATATCCTGGCGAACTGCGATTTCGTTTCGAATGAACTTGGGCCTTATACTAGGGATTGATTTACCTTGTCAACGTAACACATCCTGATACGACCCACGGGCCCCGAGCGCCACATGGCCAGAGAAAGTCCCTCCATGTTTCGTAGCCGACTCCAACAGCTAGATACCCAATCACTGACACGGCATCTCCATACACTTGGCTCTGCGACTGGGCCGACTATCCAGCTCGCAGGGCGCACGGTCATCCTGCTGGCCTCCAATGATTACTTGGGTCTCGCCACCCATCCCGACGTCATTTACGCCGCCATCCAGGCTACGACGCAGTATGGAACAGGTGCGGGAGCCGCGCGCTTAGTCTGCGGGACACTTCCTCCTCACACGGAGCTGGAACAAGCCCTGGCCACTTTTAAACAGACCCCATCCGCATTGGTCTATGGATCAGGATACCTTGCGAATATAGGTGTCATCCCCTCGCTCATCACACGAGGCGGGCAGATTTTTGCTGATCGGCTCTCTCACGCCAGCCTCATTGATGGGGCTCGGCTCAGTCGCGCCGACCTGCGGGTCTACAGGCATCGAGATCTAAATCACCTCGAGTCCCTCCTCAAACGAACACCCCCTGGGCGACCCGTGCTCATCGTGACAGACGGTTTATTCAGCATGGACGGCGACCTGGCCCCGCTTCCTGAACTGGCAACGCTGACTCAACGATTCGGGGCGACACTCTACGTCGATGATGCCCACGGCACTGGAGTGATGGGCCAATCGGGCCGTGGCACACTTGAGCATTTCGGAGTCGAGGATCGGATTCCGTTTCACATGGGCACCCTTGGCAAAGCACTTGGCAGCAGCGGTGCCTATATCGCCGGCCCTACGGACATGATTCAATACCTGGTGAACACCAGCCGCCCCTTTATGTTTACAACCGCACCGCCACCCGCCTCGGCAGCCGCCGCGCGTGCCGCGCTGACCATACTCCAGCAAGACCCGTCGCGTCGCGCCAGGCTGTGGCGCAATCGCGACCATTTGTTTGCAGGCCTGACCCGCCTTGGATTTCACCTCACCGACTCCGCCAGCCCGATTCTTCCCATTCTGATCGGTCACGCCGAGAAGGCGCTCGCCTTTGCCGAACAACTCCTGGCACAAGGAGTCTATGCACCGGCGATCCGCCCACCGACGGTCCCTGATGGATCCAGCCGCATTCGCGTGACCATCACCGCTGAGCATTCTCCCGAACAGATTGACCTCGCATTGTCAGCATTTGAGCGTGCGGGACAATCGGTGCACCTGCTCTAGCCGCGGCCCGCGCTCCGCACCTTCCCGTGAATTTCTTGCTTTCCCGCCTTGCTATGGCATGATGCTCACAAGTCATTCATCAGGGGAAACCGCTGCACCGGCCGCAGTACCCACGCACGACCGACGACCAGCCTTACTACGGAGTCATACCTATGGATATTTCAAAACTCCTGACATTTTCAGTCAAAGAGGGCGCGTCCGACTGTCATATCAGCTCGGGCGAGCCTCCGATGATTCGCATACACGGCGATCTGAAGAAGTTGGATCATCCGGCCCTTACACCGGATGAGACACACGCCCTGATCTACGACATGATGACGGATACTCAGCGAAAAAACTTTGAAGAGCACCGGGAATGCGACTTCTCGTTCGAGTTGGGCGATATCGCTCGCTTCCGCGTGAACGTCTTTGTGCAGCAGCGCGGACTCGGAGCGGTCTTCCGAAACATCCCCACGGAAATTCTTCCACTTGAAAAGCTCGGCATGCCGCCGACCTTGCGTCAGCTCTGCGACAAGGAAAAAGGGCTCATCCTCGTTACCGGGCCAACCGGATCCGGTAAGTCGACGACACTCGCCGCCATGGTCGACTATTTGAACAATACCTTCGAAGGCCACATCATTACGATCGAAGACCCCATCGAGTTCGTACACAAGTCGAAGAAATGTCTGGTGAACCAACGGGAGCTTGGCGTCCACACGCTGTCCTTTGCCAATGCCCTCAAGTCCGCACTTCGCGAAGACCCCGATATCGTGCTCGTGGGGGAAATGCGAGATCTGGACACCATTCAGCTTGCACTGACTGCGGCAGAAACCGGGCACCTGGTCTTCGGCACGCTCCACACCTCCAGCGCGCCCAAAACCATCGACCGCATCATCGACGCCTTTCCACCGGCCCAACAGGCGCAGATACGGACACAGCTATCAGAAGCATTGGAAGCCGTCATTACTCAGACGCTGCTCAAGAAAAAGACGGGAGGACGCGTCGCGGCACTGGAAATCATGGTTGCAACCACAGCCGTCCGCAATCTGATCCGCGAGGCCAAACTCCATCAAATCCCCGGCATCATGCAGGCCAGCCAGAAAGATGGCATGCAGACAATGGACATGGCGTTACTCGAGCTGGCGACGCGTGGCGTCGTCACGAAAGCCGAAGCGCAATCGCGCAGCATGAATCCGAACCTCTTCGGATCGGCCGCTTCACTCAGCGGCGCCGCGTAACCACTGCAAGACCACGGAGACAGGCATGGATATCCGCAGCCTCTTAAAAGTCATGGTCGATCGGGAAGCCTCCGACCTCTACCTCACGGTCGACGCGCCCCCGATCTATCGAATCCACGGATCCACGCAACAAACGGACGCGCCCCCGTTCAGCAACGAACAGCTGGAAGCCTTGGCCCTGGCGCTCATGCGCGGGCAGCAACGGGGAGAGTTCGAAGAAAAAATGGAGATGAACCTGGCGCTCTACTACAAAGAGCTGGGCCGGTTCCGCGTGAATATCTTCCGCCAGAGGGGCAATGTCGGCCTCGTCTTCCGTCTGATTAAAGCAGAGATTCAATCCGTCGATCAGCTGGAACTCCCGCCGATCATCAAAGACATCGCCATGACGAAACGCGGGCTCGTGTTGGTCGTCGGCGCCACCGGTTCCGGTAAATCAACCTCGCTCGCGGCCATGATCGACCACCGGAACTCCGTTCACCAAGGGCATATCATCACAGTCGAAGATCCGATCGAATTCGTCCACAGCCACAAGAAATCGCTGATCACACAGCGAGAGATCGGCTTCGATACCCTGAGCTTTCAGAATGCCCTGAAGAATACTCTCCGGCAAGCCCCCGACGTAATTCTCATCGGTGAGGTCCGGGATACCGAAACCATGGAAGCCGCCATCACGTTCGCAGAAACCGGACACTTGTGCATCGCGACGTTGCACTCGAATAATGCCAACCAGGCCATCGAGCGCATCATGAACTTTTTCCCGGTCGAGCGGCATCCACAAATCTACCTTCAGCTCTCGCTGAACCTCCGCGCCATTATTTCACAACGTCTCATCCCCTCCCTCGATGGACGGCGCGTGCCGGCGCTGGAAATCATGCTGGATACCCCGCGCGTGAAGGACCTCGTCAAGAAAGCGGAAATCGATACACTCAAAGAAGCGATGGAGCAGGGAGTTGATGAAGGCTGCCAAACCTTCGACTACGTCCTCTTCCAACTCTACAAAGCCAATAAGATCAGCCTTGAACAGGCCTTGATCAATGCAGACAGTGCCAACAATCTCCGTCTCAAGATCAAGCTGGAAGGGCTCAAAGGCGATGACGCGGTCAATGCCCTACTGGATAAGCACCCTTCACATCAGCAAAGCGACGCGTTCAAGATTCAGGGAAACGGGAATGTAGTCCCACTCAAAAAGCGCTGACGCACGCGTGGCAAACCCATGCCGTTCAATCGCTTACTTTGCCGGGACATTCCCCGTCTGATGCTCCAGGTACTCCGCGATCTTCTCCAATGCCAGCGCGCTCAACTTTGCCCCATACCATACCGGCATCGTCCGCTCCGGATACCCCGGAACAACGAATGCTGCCGGATCGACAACAGACTCCACGACATATTCGTGCACGGTGCTGGCTCTCCCTCGATAGGTAGGATCAGCTAGCCGCTGCACTCCCGTCACACCGAGAGTAAGCGGCGGGCCAACTTGGCCATTCGCGCCAGGAATTCCAGGAATCACGTGGCACACCGGACAACCGACCTTGGTGAAAACCTCTACGATCGGTTCGTCACCGGACACCAGCGGAATCATCTCTGCCGTCAGCGAAGTCGGCCCTGCATTCACTGAAACCACGGGGCCGGCTGATGGAGCAGGCTCGATGCGCAGGGTCCACAGTGCATAGAGCAGCACTATCCCCATTACGATCATGATCGCAGCACGTTCCGGAGGTGGCGTGGCGCGAGAAGAAGAAGCGGATGATTCGGATGGATCAACCTGCATGCGAATTCAAGGATAGTGTTGTGGCAGCTATTCTACGTTGGAGTAAAGGGACGATCCGGACTACTTCGCCGCATCCAAGGCACATCGAAATCCAACCGTCCGATCTTCAAATTCTGGCTCTGCTGAAAATCGAGCGGTCACGCGCAACGCCGTCGGCAGATCCGCCCAGGATCCACCACGAAGAATCCGTTTCTCTCCGCTCTTCGGACCCGATGGATCGGTGTCGGGGCTCTTCTGATAATACTCACGATCATACCAATCGTTCACCCATTCGGCGGCATTCCCCGCCATGTGTGCCAATCCATAGGGACTCCGGCCCCCGTCTTTCAATCCATGACGCACGCTCATTCCATCCAGTCCACTGCCGACCGGCACTAACGTGATGACCTCACTTACCCAAAGACCCCGGTTGTAGTTCGCAATATCGACAAAGGGCTGCATCGCCCCCCAAGGGTACCGCCGACCATCAGTCCCCCTGGCCGCTTTTTCCCATTCGGCTTCGGTGGGTAACCGCTTTCCAGCCCACACGCAATAGGCGGCAGCTTCCGTCCAAGTCACCCCAACGACAGGACGATCCTCCAGAGAGCGCCCCGAATCCTCATCGGTAGGGACCGCCTCACCGCGCTTGCCTAATTCAAGAAATTGCTGATACCGCCCTGATGTGACCTCATATTGATCAATGTAAAACGCTTTGATGGTCACCGTGTGTTCCGGCCGTTCATTTGGCAATCCGTCATTGGTCCCCATGAGAAATGGCCCGGAGGGAACCAGGAGCATCGGAGCACCATCGTTGCCTTTGATGGCTTCGACAGATTTTGACGGAGCGCTTTTCGCGGAAGGCAGATCAGCCGCTTCAACCAATGACAGC
Above is a window of Nitrospira lenta DNA encoding:
- the bioF gene encoding 8-amino-7-oxononanoate synthase, with translation MFRSRLQQLDTQSLTRHLHTLGSATGPTIQLAGRTVILLASNDYLGLATHPDVIYAAIQATTQYGTGAGAARLVCGTLPPHTELEQALATFKQTPSALVYGSGYLANIGVIPSLITRGGQIFADRLSHASLIDGARLSRADLRVYRHRDLNHLESLLKRTPPGRPVLIVTDGLFSMDGDLAPLPELATLTQRFGATLYVDDAHGTGVMGQSGRGTLEHFGVEDRIPFHMGTLGKALGSSGAYIAGPTDMIQYLVNTSRPFMFTTAPPPASAAAARAALTILQQDPSRRARLWRNRDHLFAGLTRLGFHLTDSASPILPILIGHAEKALAFAEQLLAQGVYAPAIRPPTVPDGSSRIRVTITAEHSPEQIDLALSAFERAGQSVHLL
- a CDS encoding formylglycine-generating enzyme family protein — its product is MRRGIYCGLFIGLVAALSLVEAADLPSAKSAPSKSVEAIKGNDGAPMLLVPSGPFLMGTNDGLPNERPEHTVTIKAFYIDQYEVTSGRYQQFLELGKRGEAVPTDEDSGRSLEDRPVVGVTWTEAAAYCVWAGKRLPTEAEWEKAARGTDGRRYPWGAMQPFVDIANYNRGLWVSEVITLVPVGSGLDGMSVRHGLKDGGRSPYGLAHMAGNAAEWVNDWYDREYYQKSPDTDPSGPKSGEKRILRGGSWADLPTALRVTARFSAEPEFEDRTVGFRCALDAAK
- a CDS encoding PilT/PilU family type 4a pilus ATPase, yielding MDIRSLLKVMVDREASDLYLTVDAPPIYRIHGSTQQTDAPPFSNEQLEALALALMRGQQRGEFEEKMEMNLALYYKELGRFRVNIFRQRGNVGLVFRLIKAEIQSVDQLELPPIIKDIAMTKRGLVLVVGATGSGKSTSLAAMIDHRNSVHQGHIITVEDPIEFVHSHKKSLITQREIGFDTLSFQNALKNTLRQAPDVILIGEVRDTETMEAAITFAETGHLCIATLHSNNANQAIERIMNFFPVERHPQIYLQLSLNLRAIISQRLIPSLDGRRVPALEIMLDTPRVKDLVKKAEIDTLKEAMEQGVDEGCQTFDYVLFQLYKANKISLEQALINADSANNLRLKIKLEGLKGDDAVNALLDKHPSHQQSDAFKIQGNGNVVPLKKR
- a CDS encoding type IV pilus twitching motility protein PilT, with protein sequence MDISKLLTFSVKEGASDCHISSGEPPMIRIHGDLKKLDHPALTPDETHALIYDMMTDTQRKNFEEHRECDFSFELGDIARFRVNVFVQQRGLGAVFRNIPTEILPLEKLGMPPTLRQLCDKEKGLILVTGPTGSGKSTTLAAMVDYLNNTFEGHIITIEDPIEFVHKSKKCLVNQRELGVHTLSFANALKSALREDPDIVLVGEMRDLDTIQLALTAAETGHLVFGTLHTSSAPKTIDRIIDAFPPAQQAQIRTQLSEALEAVITQTLLKKKTGGRVAALEIMVATTAVRNLIREAKLHQIPGIMQASQKDGMQTMDMALLELATRGVVTKAEAQSRSMNPNLFGSAASLSGAA
- a CDS encoding tetratricopeptide repeat protein produces the protein MTYRIKVPPRTLPVDEAHLVSNLEHWLDGVRVYRGPLLVGAAILVLAAGIVGGVLWYDSQTMQKAQDLEREATLHYFTRPADDPKKSDTNLKEAVTLYKRIVEEYPRTATAPLAAFQLGNALVQANELDAAIEAYKRFVLMYGSNASLLGLVQQRLGYAYLLKGDRDQAAKAYSAVLDVPGALNRDHALFELARLEESLSRPEGALAHYQDLMKNYPNSPLANEAAVRLKVLEVKKSPDPAPASPAPPKKP